The Setaria italica strain Yugu1 chromosome IX, Setaria_italica_v2.0, whole genome shotgun sequence genome has a window encoding:
- the LOC101774733 gene encoding calcium-transporting ATPase 10, plasma membrane-type, whose translation MESYLKENFGGVQAKHSSEEALGRWRKVVGVVKNPKRRFRFTANLDKRSEVTAMKRKNHEKLRVAVLVSKAALQFVHSITPSGEYKVPADVKEAGFGICAEELSSIVEGHDLKKLKSHGGVESLASKLSTSESDGLATSADKLAKRQDLFGVNKFAEAESRGFWVFVWEALQDMTLMILAACAFFSLIVGIATEGWPKGAHDGLGIVASILLVVFVTASSDYRQSLQFKDLDKEKKKITVQVTRSGYRQKLSIYDLLAGDIVHLSIGDQVPADGLFLSGFSLLINESSLTGESEPVAVNAENPFLLSGTKVQDGSCKMLVTTVGMRTQWGKLMATLSEGGDDETPLQVKLNGVATIIGKIGLIFAVVTFAVLTESLFRRKINDGTYLSWTGDDALELLEFFAIAVTIVVVAVPEGLPLAVTLSLAFAMKKMMNDKALVRHLAACETMGSATSICSDKTGTLTTNHMTVVKACICGKIKEVDGASDTKSLFSELPDSVMTMLSQSIFNNTGGDVVFNQDGKREILGTPTETAILEFGLSLGGDFSAVRKASTLVKVEPFNSAKKRMGVVIQLPEGALRAHCKGASEIILASCNKYLNEEGNVVPLDKATIDHLNATIDSFANEALRTLCLAYIEVQEGFSANDQIPADGYTCIGIVGIKDPVRPGVKESVAICRSAGITVRMVTGDNINTAKAIARECGILTEGGIAIEGPDFRTKSEEELTQLIPKIQVMARSSPLDKHTLVKHLRTKLEEVVAVTGDGTNDAPALHEADIGLAMGIAGTEVAKESADVIILDDNFSTIVTVAKWGRSVYINIQKFVQFQLTVNVVALVVNFSSACLTGSAPLTAVQLLWVNMIMDTLGALALATEPPNNELMKRTPVGRKGNFISNIMWRNILGQSLYQFLVIWYLQTEGKWLFGINGDNSDLVLNTLIFNCFVFCQVFNEVSSREMEKINVFEGILNNNVFVAVLSSTVIFQFIIIQFLGDFANTTPLTFNQWIACIFIGFIGMPIAAIVKMIPVGSS comes from the exons ATGGAGAGCTACCTCAAGGAGAACTTCGGGGGCGTGCAGGCCAAGCACTCGTCGGAGGAGGCGCTGGGGAGATGGCGCAAGGTCGTCGGCGTCGTCAAGAACCCCAAGCGCCGCTTCCGCTTCACGGCCAACCTCGACAAGCGCAGCGAGGTCACCGCCATGAAGCGCAAGAACCAT GAGAAGCTGCGTGTTGCCGTGCTTGTTTCAAAGGCTGCACTTCAGTTCGTTCACA GCATTACTCCATCGGGTGAGTACAAGGTCCCTGCCGATGTCAAGGAGGCGGGTTTCGGCATCTGTGCCGAGGAGCTGAGCTCGATAGTCGAGGGTCATGACCTCAAGAAGCTGAAATCACATGGTGGCGTCGAGAGCCTCGCGTCCAAGCTGTCCACCTCAGAGTCCGATGGCCTCGCCACGTCTGCGGACAAGCTGGCAAAACGTCAGGACCTGTTCGGCGTCAACAAGTTTGCCGAGGCAGAGTCCCGCGGCTTCTGGGTTTTCGTCTGGGAGGCACTCCAGGACATGACGCTCATGATCCTCGCCGCGTGCGCATTCTTCTCGCTCATCGTCGGCATCGCCACAGAGGGATGGCCCAAGGGCGCCCACGACGGTCTCGGCATTGTGGCCAGTATCCTGCTTGTCGTCTTCGTCACAGCTTCAAGTGACTACCGCCAGTCCCTGCAGTTCAAGGACCTcgacaaggagaagaagaagatcacgGTGCAAGTCACCCGGAGTGGGTACAGGCAGAAGCTCTCAATATATGATCTTCTCGCTGGTGACATCGTCCACCTCTCCATTGGTGATCAGGTGCCGGCTGACGGGCTGTTCTTGTCAGGCTTCTCGCTTCTGATCAACGAGTCAAGCTTGACTGGAGAGAGCGAGCCGGTTGCTGTCAATGCTGAGAACCCTTTCCTTCTGTCGGGGACGAAGGTGCAGGACGGTTCTTGCAAGATGCTCGTCACGACAGTTGGCATGAGGACACAGTGGGGGAAGCTGATGGCAACTCTCAGCGAAGGTGGTGATGATGAGACGCCATTGCAAGTCAAGCTGAACGGTGTGGCTACCATCATCGGTAAAATCGGCCTTATCTTTGCAGTCGTCACATTTGCGGTGCTCACCGAAAGCTTGTTCCGGCGCAAGATAAATGAtggcacgtacttgagctggacTGGAGATGACGCATTGGAGCTGCTCGAGTTCTTTGCCATTGCTGTCACCATAGTCGTTGTTGCAGTACCTGAAGGGCTACCACTCGCCGTGACACTGAGCCTTGCATTTgcaatgaagaagatgatgaacgACAAGGCACTCGTCCGGCACCTTGCAGCCTGTGAGACCATGGGCTCGGCGACTTCCATCTGCAGTGACAAGACCGGCACGCTCACGACAAACCACATGACTGTCGTCAAGGCCTGCATCTGCGGCAAGATTAAAGAAGTGGATGGTGCCTCGGATACCAAGAGCCTGTTCTCCGAACTGCCGGACTCTGTCATGACGATGCTCTCGCAGTCCATATTCAACAACACTGGCGGTGATGTTGTCTTCAACCAGGATGGCAAACGTGAAATACTGGGCACACCAACTGAGACAGCGATTCTGGAGTTCGGCCTGTCGCTTGGTGGAGACTTTTCGGCAGTACGCAAGGCTAGTACCCTTGTCAAGGTGGAGCCGTTCAACTCTGCAAAGAAGAGAATGGGTGTGGTCATCCAGCTCCCAGAGGGTGCACTGCGGGCGCACTGTAAAGGCGCATCAGAGATCATACTGGCATCGTGCAACAAGTACCTGAATGAGGAAGGCAATGTTGTCCCCCTGGATAAAGCTACCATAGATCACTTGAATGCAACAATTGACAGCTTCGCAAATGAGGCACTTCGCACCCTGTGCCTTGCATACATAGAAGTTCAGGAGGGGTTCTCAGCCAATGATCAGATTCCGGCCGATGGGTACACCTGCATTGGCATTGTGGGGATCAAAGACCCTGTCCGCCCTGGAGTGAAGGAATCAGTTGCCATCTGCAGGTCGGCTGGTATTACCGTCAGGATGGTCACAGGTGACAACATCAACACGGCGAAGGCAATTGCCCGGGAATGCGGTATTTTAACTGAAGGTGGCATTGCCATAGAGGGCCCAGATTTCAGAACCAAGAGTGAAGAAGAGCTCACTCAATTGATACCAAAGATACAG GTGATGGCAAGGTCTTCGCCATTGGATAAGCACACCCTTGTCAAGCATCTTCGAACTAAGCTTGAAGAAGTTGTTGCGGTGACTGGCGATGGGACAAATGATGCACCTGCACTACATGAGGCTGATATTGGGCTTGCAATGGGTATTGCTGGAACTGAG GTGGCCAAAGAGAGTGCTGATGTCATTATTCTTGATGACAACTTCTCCACTATTGTCACTGTTGCGAAATGGGGGCGGTCAGTGTACATCAACATTCAGAAGTTTGTGCAGTTTCAGCTGACAGTAAACGTGGTTGCTCTTGTTGTAAACTTCTCTTCAGCTTGCCTGACAG GGAGTGCTCCTCTTACTGCTGTCCAATTGCTCTGGGTCAACATGATCATGGATACACTTGGTGCACTGGCATTGGCTACAGAACCCCCAAACAATGAACTGATGAAGAGAACACCTGTTGGAAGGAAAGGAAACTTCATCAGTAACATTATGTGGAGGAACATCTTGGGACAGTCCTTGTACCAGTTCCTTGTAATTTGGTACCTACAGACAGAGGGGAAGTGGCTGTTTGGCATCAATGGTGATAACTCCGATCTAGTCTTGAACACACTTATCTTCAATTGCTTCGTGTTCTGCCAG GTATTCAATGAGGTGAGCTCCAGAGAGATGGAAAAGATAAACGTGTTTGAAGGCATTCTAAACAACAACGTGTTCGTCGCGGTCCTCAGCAGCACTGTCATCTTCCAGTTCATCATAATACAGTTCCTTGGCGATTTCGCAAACACTACCCCTCTCACATTCAACCAGTGGATCGCATGCATTTTCATCGGTTTCATAGGCATGCCTATCGCTGCTATTGTCAAGATGATCCCAGTTGGTTCTTCGTAG
- the LOC101776483 gene encoding uncharacterized protein LOC101776483 isoform X1, giving the protein MRGGYSGRGGFGAGRHSSSSNDGRGYHGNPCLTMHQPWASLLVHGIKRVEGRSWPSPITGRLWIHAASKVPDPDTIKAMEDFYREIYAVDGITDIKFPDHFPVSRLLGCVEVVGCLRSEELVCWEDVPQSVRLEGLTDFCWLCENPQKLVVPFEMRGYQGVYNLERRIYDGAVRGLTPVQGPLPIKFPLPDPRDRFSLKPGSLTFDASKSEVQKSSSVTAAIAGARAAATQFSKKDPNAATSSETRVREQSWGNHADSNSGNGNLPSVVQGSPAYLQNQNQPSIFRSTTAYSQNPDTEPRRSPRLEFGASNRLVAVALRELKQLSVSERGGQPAGSGRS; this is encoded by the exons ATGCGCGGTGGCTACTCGGGCCGCGGCGGATTCGGCGCCGGCCGgcatagcagcagcagcaatgatGGCAGGGGATACCACGGGAACCCTTGCCTGACGATGCACCAGCCGTGGGCGTCGCTGCTGGTGCACGGCATCAAGCGCGTCGAGGGACGCTCCTGGCCGTCCCCAATCACAG GCCGGCTCTGGATTCATGCTGCGTCCAAGGTCCCGGATCCCGACACCATCAAAGCCATGGAGGATTTCTACAGGGAGATTTATGCCGTTGACGGGATCACTGACATCAAGTTCCCTGATCACTTCCCCGTCTCACGCCTCCTTG GTTGCGTCGAAGTGGTGGGATGTCTCAGGTCtgaagagcttgtttgctggGAAGATGTGCCTCAGTCT GTTAGGCTTGAAGGGCTGACTGACTTTTGTTGGCTTTGTGAGAATCCACAG AAGTTGGTGGTTCCATTCGAGATGCGTGGTTACCAGGGTGTCTACAATTTGGAAAGAAGG ATCTATGATGGGGCCGTGAGGGGCCTTACACCCGTTCAAGGTCCGCTACCCATCAAGTTCCCTCTTCCAGATCCAAGAGATCGCTTCTCTCTGAAGCCAGGATCCCTCACATTTGATGCTTCCAAGTCTGAGGTACAAAAGTCCTCGAGTGTTACCGCAGCGATAGCcggggctcgagctgcagctaCTCAGTTCTCAAAGAAGGATCCCAATGCCGCTACTAGTAGTGAAACTCGTGTGCGAGAGCAATCTTGGGGAAATCATGCTGATAGCAATTCAGGTAATGGCAATCTGCCGTCCGTTGTCCAGGGCAGTCCTGCGTATCTACAAAACCAGAACCAGCCTTCCATTTTCCGGAGCACCACAGCCTACTCGCAGAACCCTGATACCGAGCCCCGGAGAAGTCCCAGACTAGAATTTGGAGCTTCCAATAGG CTTGTTGCAGTGGCACTGAGGGAACTTAAGCAATTAAGCGTGAGCGAGAGAGGAGGACAACCAGCTGGCAGTGGCAGAAGCTGA
- the LOC101776483 gene encoding uncharacterized protein LOC101776483 isoform X2: MRGGYSGRGGFGAGRHSSSSNDGRGYHGNPCLTMHQPWASLLVHGIKRVEGRSWPSPITGRLWIHAASKVPDPDTIKAMEDFYREIYAVDGITDIKFPDHFPVSRLLGCVEVVGCLRSEELVCWEDVPQSVRLEGLTDFCWLCENPQKLVVPFEMRGYQGVYNLERRIYDGAVRGLTPVQGPLPIKFPLPDPRDRFSLKPGSLTFDASKSEVQKSSSVTAAIAGARAAATQFSKKDPNAATSSETRVREQSWGNHADSNSGNGNLPSVVQGSPAYLQNQNQPSIFRSTTAYSQNPDTEPRRSPRLEFGASNRWH, encoded by the exons ATGCGCGGTGGCTACTCGGGCCGCGGCGGATTCGGCGCCGGCCGgcatagcagcagcagcaatgatGGCAGGGGATACCACGGGAACCCTTGCCTGACGATGCACCAGCCGTGGGCGTCGCTGCTGGTGCACGGCATCAAGCGCGTCGAGGGACGCTCCTGGCCGTCCCCAATCACAG GCCGGCTCTGGATTCATGCTGCGTCCAAGGTCCCGGATCCCGACACCATCAAAGCCATGGAGGATTTCTACAGGGAGATTTATGCCGTTGACGGGATCACTGACATCAAGTTCCCTGATCACTTCCCCGTCTCACGCCTCCTTG GTTGCGTCGAAGTGGTGGGATGTCTCAGGTCtgaagagcttgtttgctggGAAGATGTGCCTCAGTCT GTTAGGCTTGAAGGGCTGACTGACTTTTGTTGGCTTTGTGAGAATCCACAG AAGTTGGTGGTTCCATTCGAGATGCGTGGTTACCAGGGTGTCTACAATTTGGAAAGAAGG ATCTATGATGGGGCCGTGAGGGGCCTTACACCCGTTCAAGGTCCGCTACCCATCAAGTTCCCTCTTCCAGATCCAAGAGATCGCTTCTCTCTGAAGCCAGGATCCCTCACATTTGATGCTTCCAAGTCTGAGGTACAAAAGTCCTCGAGTGTTACCGCAGCGATAGCcggggctcgagctgcagctaCTCAGTTCTCAAAGAAGGATCCCAATGCCGCTACTAGTAGTGAAACTCGTGTGCGAGAGCAATCTTGGGGAAATCATGCTGATAGCAATTCAGGTAATGGCAATCTGCCGTCCGTTGTCCAGGGCAGTCCTGCGTATCTACAAAACCAGAACCAGCCTTCCATTTTCCGGAGCACCACAGCCTACTCGCAGAACCCTGATACCGAGCCCCGGAGAAGTCCCAGACTAGAATTTGGAGCTTCCAATAGG TGGCACTGA